Proteins co-encoded in one Afipia sp. P52-10 genomic window:
- a CDS encoding cytochrome c family protein — translation MLVRSALTLLSVLAITGAAQAQDVAAGEKSFNKCRACHQVGETARNGVGPVLNGLFGRKAGTIEGFTYTDANKNSGITWDEATFADYIKDPRSKIPGTKMVFAGIKNEQEIKDLTAFLKQFKADGKK, via the coding sequence ATGCTTGTTCGTTCTGCCCTTACCCTGCTCAGCGTGTTGGCCATCACCGGAGCCGCCCAGGCTCAGGATGTCGCCGCTGGCGAAAAGTCGTTCAACAAGTGTCGCGCCTGTCATCAAGTGGGTGAGACCGCGCGGAATGGCGTCGGTCCGGTATTGAACGGATTGTTCGGCCGCAAGGCGGGAACGATCGAAGGCTTCACCTACACGGATGCGAACAAGAACTCCGGGATCACCTGGGACGAGGCGACGTTCGCCGACTACATCAAGGATCCACGCTCGAAGATCCCCGGCACCAAGATGGTGTTCGCCGGCATCAAGAACGAGCAGGAGATCAAGGATCTCACCGCCTTCCTGAAGCAGTTCAAGGCCGACGGCAAGAAGTAA
- a CDS encoding transketolase has translation MPAPSSNNEISPNTAILSALARKVLWLSSWTIHHANHVRPNVDGLKVGGHQASSASLATIMSALYFSVLRPEDRVAVKPHASPVFHAIQYLLGQQTREKLENFRGLGGAQSYPSRTKDTDDVDFSTGSVGLGVAQTLFSSLVQDYVKAHGWLGGRREGRMIALVGDAEMDEGNIFEALLEGWKQGLRNTWWVVDYNRQSLDAVVREGLWEKFEAMFRNFGWDVVIVKYGKLMQAAFAEPGGEALRRWIDSCPNQLYAALCFQGGAAFRKRLHDEIGDQGVVTSLIDRRSDAELLALMSNLGGHDMASMVEAFNAIDHDRPVCFIAYTIKGVGLPFQGHKDNHAGLMTVAQMETWRAAQNIRPGHEWDRFEGMAIDAEVLQRFLDQVPFAQGRSRRLSDEPIAVPERLSFAAAPRMSTQQGFGLILNDLARGDSALADRIVTTSPDVTVSTNLGAWVNRRHLFATAEKADLFRKEKIPSTFAWDFSPAGQHIELGIAEMNLFILLSALGLSHAINGVRLLPVGTLYDPFIQRGLDALNYACYQDARFMVAATPSGITLAPEGGAHQSIATPLIGMAQPGLASFEPAFVDELAAIMRWGFDYMQRDAKDTKDGEEDGGSVYLRMSTRMIDQPQRIMTPELARDIVAGAYWLRKPGPNCELVIAYSGALAPEAIEATGLLGEDMRDIGLLAVTSADRLHGGWQVARRQRRRERTPRMSHAERLLSVLPRSCNIITVVDGHAAALGWLGSVHGHRVEALGVDRFGQTGAIDDLYAVYDLDANAIIEAAEQLNPGRRTRHRKVAV, from the coding sequence ATGCCCGCTCCATCGTCGAACAACGAGATATCGCCGAACACCGCGATCCTGTCCGCGCTGGCGCGCAAGGTGCTCTGGCTGTCGTCCTGGACGATCCATCATGCCAACCATGTGCGGCCGAATGTCGATGGGTTGAAGGTCGGCGGCCACCAGGCTTCGTCCGCATCGCTCGCGACCATCATGAGCGCGCTGTACTTCTCGGTGCTGAGGCCGGAGGACCGCGTGGCGGTGAAGCCGCATGCGAGCCCGGTGTTCCACGCGATCCAATATCTGCTGGGCCAGCAGACGCGCGAGAAGCTGGAGAACTTTCGCGGCCTGGGCGGCGCGCAGTCCTATCCTTCGCGCACCAAGGACACCGACGATGTGGATTTCTCCACCGGCTCGGTCGGGCTCGGCGTGGCGCAGACGCTGTTCTCCTCGCTGGTGCAGGATTACGTGAAGGCGCATGGCTGGCTCGGCGGCCGCCGCGAAGGCCGCATGATCGCGCTGGTTGGCGATGCGGAAATGGACGAGGGCAACATCTTCGAGGCGCTGCTGGAGGGCTGGAAGCAGGGCCTGCGCAACACCTGGTGGGTGGTGGACTACAATCGCCAGAGCCTCGACGCCGTGGTGCGCGAAGGTTTGTGGGAAAAATTCGAAGCGATGTTCCGCAACTTCGGCTGGGATGTGGTCATCGTCAAATACGGCAAGTTGATGCAGGCGGCGTTCGCCGAGCCCGGCGGCGAAGCGCTGCGGCGCTGGATCGATTCCTGCCCCAACCAGCTCTATGCGGCACTGTGTTTCCAAGGCGGCGCAGCGTTCCGCAAGCGCCTGCACGACGAGATTGGCGATCAGGGCGTTGTCACAAGCTTGATCGACCGGCGCAGCGACGCGGAGCTGCTGGCGTTGATGTCCAATCTCGGCGGCCACGACATGGCGAGCATGGTCGAGGCGTTCAACGCCATTGATCACGATCGCCCCGTCTGCTTCATCGCCTACACCATCAAGGGTGTCGGCCTGCCGTTCCAGGGCCACAAGGACAACCACGCCGGCCTGATGACGGTGGCGCAGATGGAGACCTGGCGCGCTGCGCAGAACATCCGTCCGGGCCATGAGTGGGACAGGTTCGAGGGCATGGCGATCGATGCGGAAGTCTTGCAGCGCTTCCTCGATCAGGTGCCGTTCGCGCAAGGCCGCAGCCGGCGTCTGTCCGACGAGCCTATCGCCGTGCCGGAGCGGCTGAGCTTCGCCGCCGCGCCGCGCATGTCCACCCAGCAAGGTTTTGGCCTGATCCTGAACGACCTCGCCCGCGGCGACAGTGCGCTTGCCGACCGCATCGTCACCACCTCGCCGGACGTGACCGTCTCCACCAATCTCGGCGCCTGGGTCAACCGGCGGCATCTGTTCGCCACCGCCGAGAAGGCGGACCTGTTTCGCAAGGAGAAGATCCCGTCGACCTTCGCCTGGGATTTCTCGCCTGCGGGTCAGCATATCGAGCTTGGCATCGCCGAGATGAACCTGTTCATCCTGCTGTCGGCCTTGGGGTTGTCGCATGCGATTAATGGCGTGCGGCTGCTGCCAGTCGGCACGCTGTACGATCCGTTCATCCAGCGCGGCCTCGATGCGCTGAACTATGCCTGCTACCAGGACGCCCGCTTCATGGTGGCGGCGACGCCATCCGGCATCACGCTGGCGCCCGAGGGTGGAGCGCATCAGTCGATCGCCACGCCCTTGATCGGCATGGCGCAGCCGGGGCTGGCCTCGTTCGAGCCCGCCTTTGTCGATGAGCTGGCGGCGATCATGCGCTGGGGCTTCGATTACATGCAGCGGGACGCCAAGGACACCAAGGATGGCGAGGAGGACGGCGGTTCGGTCTATCTGCGCATGTCCACGCGCATGATCGATCAGCCGCAGCGGATCATGACGCCGGAGCTGGCCCGCGACATCGTCGCCGGCGCCTACTGGCTGCGCAAGCCGGGGCCGAATTGCGAACTGGTGATCGCCTATAGCGGCGCGCTCGCGCCGGAAGCGATCGAGGCGACCGGCCTGCTCGGCGAGGACATGCGCGACATCGGCCTGCTGGCGGTGACGTCGGCGGACCGGCTGCACGGCGGCTGGCAGGTGGCGCGGCGGCAGCGACGTCGCGAGCGCACGCCAAGGATGAGCCACGCCGAACGACTGCTGTCGGTGTTGCCGCGCAGCTGCAACATCATCACCGTCGTCGATGGCCATGCGGCCGCGCTCGGCTGGCTCGGCAGCGTGCATGGCCATCGCGTGGAGGCACTGGGCGTCGATCGCTTCGGCCAGACCGGCGCCATCGACGATCTCTATGCGGTGTACGATCTCGACGCCAACGCGATCATCGAGGCCGCCGAGCAGCTCAATCCGGGTCGCCGCACGCGCCATCGCAAGGTGGCGGTCTGA
- a CDS encoding Lrp/AsnC family transcriptional regulator: MAADLDPIDRKILAILQKDGRTTMQELAERVGLSLSPCHRRVRLMEQRGIINRYAAMVDQKALGLHVSVFISIKLARQKEEDLKRFEKAISGWDEVLECYLMTGNRDYLLRVVAADLAAYEKFLKSKLTRLDGIASIESSFALAQVKYSIALPV; the protein is encoded by the coding sequence ATGGCCGCCGACCTCGATCCCATCGACCGGAAAATCCTCGCGATTCTCCAGAAGGACGGCCGCACCACCATGCAGGAGCTGGCGGAGCGGGTTGGCCTGTCGCTTTCGCCATGCCATCGCCGCGTGCGATTGATGGAGCAGCGCGGCATCATCAACCGCTATGCGGCGATGGTCGATCAGAAGGCGCTCGGCCTGCATGTCAGCGTCTTCATTTCGATCAAGCTGGCGCGACAGAAGGAGGAAGACCTGAAGCGGTTCGAGAAGGCGATTTCCGGCTGGGACGAAGTGCTGGAGTGTTACCTGATGACCGGCAATCGCGACTACCTGCTGCGCGTCGTCGCCGCCGATCTCGCCGCTTACGAAAAATTCCTCAAGAGCAAGCTGACGCGGCTCGACGGCATCGCCTCGATCGAGTCGAGCTTCGCGCTTGCCCAAGTGAAGTATTCGATCGCGCTGCCGGTGTAG
- a CDS encoding c-type cytochrome yields the protein MSRLAKLQVAAGLAAVAIIAGLSLAPAQQNAAHDAAKLSSTKTSPKLGLGRPALPEEINAWDIDVRADGQGLPVGKGTVKQGDEIFQAQCAACHGEFGQGNGRWPALAGGIGTLKADRPDKTVGSFWPDASTVFDYIRRAMPYGNAQSLSADEVYALTAYLLSMNDVIKDENFELNEKNFTSLKLPNADAFYDDDRETAEKKFWVKEPCMKNCRSAPKVIGRAISIDVTPDSKSGPKVD from the coding sequence ATGTCGAGATTGGCTAAGCTCCAGGTCGCCGCCGGGCTCGCGGCCGTTGCGATCATCGCTGGTCTGAGCCTGGCGCCGGCGCAGCAAAATGCCGCACATGATGCGGCCAAGCTGTCATCGACGAAGACATCGCCTAAGCTTGGCCTCGGCCGGCCCGCGCTGCCGGAGGAGATCAACGCCTGGGACATCGACGTGCGTGCCGATGGTCAGGGGCTGCCGGTCGGCAAAGGCACGGTGAAGCAGGGGGACGAGATTTTTCAGGCGCAGTGCGCGGCCTGTCACGGCGAGTTCGGCCAGGGCAACGGCCGCTGGCCGGCGCTCGCGGGCGGCATCGGCACGCTGAAGGCGGACCGGCCGGACAAGACGGTCGGCTCGTTCTGGCCGGATGCCTCGACGGTGTTCGACTATATTCGCCGCGCGATGCCGTATGGCAATGCGCAGTCGCTGTCGGCGGACGAGGTTTACGCGCTGACCGCCTATCTTCTCAGTATGAACGATGTCATCAAAGACGAGAATTTCGAGCTGAACGAGAAGAATTTCACCTCACTCAAATTGCCGAATGCGGATGCATTTTACGATGACGATCGCGAGACGGCGGAAAAGAAATTCTGGGTCAAGGAGCCGTGCATGAAGAACTGCCGCAGCGCGCCGAAGGTGATCGGCCGGGCGATCTCCATCGACGTCACGCCGGACAGCAAGTCCGGCCCGAAGGTGGATTGA
- a CDS encoding NAD(P)/FAD-dependent oxidoreductase produces MGLNRRQLLRGGAAFGGAMMFGVPAVLGQAKPRVVVIGGGAGGATAAKYIAKDSAGAIAVTLIEPNEKYQTCFHSNLYLGGYRDYASIVHDYAALAKNHGIDVKRDRATAIDRDKKEVVLAGGARLPYDRLVVSPGIDLKYDSVPGWSQAAEEKMPHAWKPGAQTLLLRKRLEEVPNGGVIVMVAPPNPYRCPPGPYERVSMMAHVLKAAGKDRCKIFVIDPKESFSKQALFQEGWEKHYGTMVEWLGPKVHDGLKSVDPATNTVTTGFETYKNAALVNVIPAQMAGAIARDAGLANASGYCPIDPATMKAASDPSIHVLGDACIAGDMPKSAFSANSQAKVAAMIIRGELVASRTFPARYSNTCWSLIETDDCVKVGGAYEPKDGKIAASSTFVSQTGETAEVRKQAQAENMSWYAAISADMFS; encoded by the coding sequence ATGGGTCTCAATCGTCGGCAGCTTTTGCGCGGAGGCGCGGCATTTGGCGGCGCGATGATGTTCGGCGTTCCGGCGGTGCTCGGCCAGGCGAAGCCGAGGGTCGTGGTGATCGGCGGCGGCGCGGGCGGTGCGACGGCAGCGAAGTACATCGCCAAGGACAGCGCGGGCGCGATCGCCGTCACCCTGATCGAGCCGAATGAAAAGTATCAGACCTGCTTCCACTCCAATCTCTATCTCGGCGGCTACCGCGACTACGCGTCGATCGTCCACGATTATGCAGCGCTGGCGAAGAACCATGGCATCGACGTCAAGCGCGACCGCGCCACCGCCATCGACCGCGACAAGAAGGAGGTCGTACTCGCAGGCGGCGCGCGGCTACCTTACGACCGTCTCGTCGTCTCGCCCGGCATTGACCTGAAATACGATTCGGTGCCCGGCTGGTCGCAGGCAGCCGAGGAGAAAATGCCGCATGCCTGGAAGCCCGGCGCGCAGACGCTGCTGCTGCGCAAGCGGCTGGAGGAGGTGCCGAACGGCGGCGTCATCGTCATGGTCGCCCCGCCCAATCCCTATCGCTGCCCGCCGGGACCCTACGAGCGCGTGTCGATGATGGCGCATGTGCTGAAGGCTGCGGGCAAGGACCGCTGCAAGATCTTCGTGATCGATCCGAAGGAGAGCTTCTCCAAGCAGGCTCTGTTCCAGGAGGGCTGGGAGAAACACTACGGCACGATGGTCGAGTGGCTCGGCCCGAAGGTGCATGACGGGCTGAAGTCGGTCGATCCGGCGACCAACACGGTGACGACCGGTTTCGAGACCTACAAGAACGCGGCACTGGTCAACGTCATCCCGGCGCAGATGGCGGGCGCGATCGCCCGCGACGCCGGTCTCGCCAATGCCAGTGGCTACTGCCCGATCGATCCGGCCACCATGAAGGCGGCCTCCGATCCGAGCATTCATGTGCTGGGCGATGCCTGCATCGCCGGCGACATGCCGAAGTCGGCGTTCTCGGCGAACAGTCAGGCGAAGGTCGCGGCGATGATCATCCGTGGCGAACTCGTCGCCTCGCGCACTTTCCCGGCGCGCTACAGCAACACCTGCTGGAGTCTGATCGAGACCGACGACTGCGTGAAGGTCGGCGGCGCCTACGAGCCGAAGGACGGCAAGATCGCCGCGTCGTCGACCTTCGTGTCGCAGACCGGCGAGACGGCGGAGGTCCGCAAGCAGGCGCAGGCCGAGAACATGAGCTGGTACGCGGCGATTTCGGCGGACATGTTCAGCTAG
- a CDS encoding TetR/AcrR family transcriptional regulator, with product MRAGKKLCEIKDFDELSVAEIAAAAGCSVGSFYSRFTDKDGFFRALVGDAAERDKTATPPPPADPKQPIDDILAEVVAATLASYRKRRGLIRATIRRSMTEPALWEPSRKRGQEIANRLVARLAHTAPGDPHLERRVRFAFQMLYGTLNNAVLIAPGPLQLEDEALEGELLRAFRLMILTR from the coding sequence GTGCGCGCGGGAAAAAAACTATGCGAGATCAAGGATTTCGATGAACTCTCGGTGGCCGAGATCGCCGCTGCCGCGGGCTGTTCGGTCGGCTCGTTCTACAGCCGCTTCACCGACAAGGACGGATTTTTCCGCGCCCTTGTCGGCGATGCCGCCGAGCGCGACAAGACCGCAACGCCCCCTCCTCCTGCCGACCCGAAGCAGCCGATCGACGACATCCTGGCCGAGGTCGTGGCCGCCACGCTCGCCAGCTATCGCAAGCGCCGCGGGCTGATCCGCGCCACGATTCGCCGCAGCATGACCGAACCGGCGCTCTGGGAGCCCTCACGAAAGCGCGGCCAGGAGATCGCCAACCGCCTGGTCGCGCGGCTCGCGCACACCGCCCCCGGCGATCCGCACCTGGAGCGCCGGGTGCGCTTCGCTTTCCAGATGCTCTACGGGACGCTGAACAACGCGGTGCTGATCGCGCCGGGGCCGCTGCAGCTCGAAGACGAAGCGCTGGAAGGCGAACTGCTGCGCGCCTTCCGCCTGATGATCCTCACGCGCTGA
- a CDS encoding c-type cytochrome gives MTRWLAGAVTMGIAFAAFAHGNAFAGDVELGKYLSEECVTCHQASGSASGGVPPIAGLPEDQFVALMNAYKQKQRDNPVMQTVAGHLSADDIAALASYFGGLPRAQ, from the coding sequence ATGACGCGGTGGCTTGCCGGTGCGGTGACGATGGGGATCGCGTTCGCGGCCTTCGCTCATGGCAATGCTTTCGCGGGCGATGTGGAACTTGGAAAATATCTCTCGGAGGAGTGTGTTACATGCCACCAGGCCTCGGGCAGCGCGAGCGGCGGCGTGCCGCCGATCGCTGGCTTGCCGGAGGATCAGTTTGTCGCGCTGATGAATGCCTACAAGCAGAAGCAGCGCGACAATCCGGTGATGCAGACCGTTGCTGGCCATCTCAGCGCCGATGATATCGCGGCGCTGGCGAGCTACTTCGGCGGGCTGCCGCGCGCGCAATGA
- a CDS encoding SDR family NAD(P)-dependent oxidoreductase: MTASVQAGVSGVAIVSGGARGMGAAEARLLVKSGATVIVGDILENEGRALQAELGEACVFTRLDVTVEADWKRAVELAVSRGKLTGLINNAGVFQSRTLLETDLATFENVVRINQIGTFLGMQAVVPAMAANGGGSIVNVSSTAGLRGLPGAMAYTASKWAVRGMSKAAARELGRHNIRVNSIHPGPIETDMLSTRTPEEAEKRLRQVPLRRMGQPDEVANLAVFLLSSQSAYMTGAELAIDGGASI; encoded by the coding sequence ATGACTGCTTCAGTACAGGCCGGCGTATCGGGCGTCGCGATCGTTTCGGGCGGCGCGCGCGGCATGGGCGCGGCCGAGGCCCGTTTGCTGGTCAAGAGCGGCGCCACCGTGATTGTCGGCGATATCCTGGAGAATGAAGGCCGTGCATTGCAGGCGGAGCTCGGCGAGGCCTGCGTCTTCACGCGCCTCGACGTGACGGTGGAAGCCGACTGGAAGCGCGCGGTCGAGCTTGCCGTCTCGCGCGGCAAGCTGACCGGACTGATCAACAATGCCGGCGTGTTTCAGTCACGCACGCTGCTGGAGACGGACCTCGCCACGTTCGAGAACGTCGTCCGCATCAACCAGATCGGCACCTTCCTCGGCATGCAGGCCGTGGTGCCGGCGATGGCGGCCAATGGCGGCGGCTCGATCGTCAACGTGTCCTCGACCGCGGGTCTGCGCGGCCTGCCGGGGGCGATGGCCTACACCGCAAGCAAGTGGGCGGTGCGCGGCATGAGCAAGGCTGCGGCGCGCGAGCTTGGCCGCCATAACATCCGCGTCAACTCGATCCATCCGGGGCCGATCGAAACCGATATGCTGAGCACGCGCACCCCGGAGGAGGCCGAGAAGCGCCTGCGCCAGGTGCCGCTGCGCCGCATGGGCCAGCCGGACGAGGTGGCCAATCTCGCCGTGTTCCTGCTGTCGAGCCAGAGCGCCTACATGACCGGTGCGGAGCTTGCGATCGACGGCGGCGCGTCAATTTAA
- a CDS encoding TauD/TfdA family dioxygenase, with the protein MAYETITVRKLTGGCGAEVQGLNLAKDLSNRQWDELRQVFFDHGVIFFRDQELTPEQHIAFARRWGPIDVNKFFVPVPGYPEIAEVRKEKEQKTNIGGGWHTDHSYDAEPAMGSILLAREVPDEGGDTLFSNMYLAYETLSDGLKQTLFGLRAIHSAEHVFGANAIRRNAERPKRNEHLAVGEVSHPVVITHPESGKKALYVNSGFTTRFEGWTVEESKPLLDYLYRHAIRPEFTCRFRWQSGSIAFWDNRCTWHYAANDYHGHDRLMHRITVAGSKLS; encoded by the coding sequence ATGGCGTATGAAACGATCACTGTTCGCAAACTCACCGGCGGTTGCGGGGCCGAGGTGCAGGGCCTCAATCTGGCGAAGGATCTCAGCAATCGGCAGTGGGATGAGCTTCGCCAAGTGTTCTTCGACCATGGCGTGATCTTCTTTCGCGATCAAGAACTGACGCCGGAACAGCACATCGCATTCGCCCGCCGTTGGGGGCCGATCGACGTCAACAAGTTTTTCGTGCCGGTGCCGGGCTATCCGGAGATCGCCGAGGTGCGCAAGGAGAAGGAGCAGAAGACCAATATCGGCGGCGGCTGGCATACCGATCACAGCTACGATGCCGAACCGGCGATGGGCTCGATCCTGCTGGCGCGCGAGGTGCCGGACGAAGGCGGCGACACGCTGTTCTCCAACATGTATCTCGCCTACGAGACGCTGTCCGACGGCCTGAAGCAGACCTTGTTCGGCCTGCGCGCAATCCATTCCGCCGAGCATGTGTTCGGCGCCAATGCGATACGCCGCAACGCCGAGCGGCCGAAGCGCAATGAACATCTTGCCGTCGGCGAGGTGTCGCATCCGGTGGTGATCACCCATCCAGAGAGCGGCAAGAAGGCGCTGTACGTCAATTCCGGCTTCACCACCCGGTTCGAGGGGTGGACGGTCGAGGAAAGCAAGCCGCTGCTCGACTATCTCTATCGTCACGCGATCCGGCCGGAGTTCACCTGCCGTTTCCGCTGGCAGTCCGGCTCGATCGCGTTCTGGGACAACCGCTGCACCTGGCACTATGCGGCGAACGACTATCACGGTCACGACCGGCTAATGCATCGCATCACGGTCGCGGGCAGCAAGCTGTCCTGA
- a CDS encoding TAXI family TRAP transporter solute-binding subunit — MVGSIIKRASIALAGTAIMTSAAVAQVKLPATLTMTAYDTGTSGFNITVAIGKMVKDKYGTDMRVLPAGNDVARLQPIRTGRAAMAGMGAGVYFAQEGVFEFATKEWGPQAVQITLSTVDCNGLSLAVAGDAGVKTVADLRGKRVGFVVGSPALNQNAMAVLAFADLSPKDVKIVEFASNNAMWKGIINNDVDAVFGSTITGAGKELETSPRGITWPPLPHGDKAGWDRVKRVGPFFTQHTATCGAGISKDKTVQMGAYPYPIYTVYAHQPEADVYMITKAMIDGYDGYKDNAPGALGMAVKLQTKNWSVPLHKGAVKALKEAGAWSDDQEKHNNELYKRQQVLQTAWADFIKTETPSDPTKFTDEWMKARKAALSKASLLDTF, encoded by the coding sequence ATGGTCGGTTCGATCATCAAGCGTGCGTCGATTGCGTTGGCCGGAACGGCGATCATGACATCCGCGGCTGTCGCGCAGGTCAAATTGCCGGCGACGTTGACCATGACGGCCTATGACACCGGTACGTCCGGTTTCAACATCACCGTCGCCATCGGCAAGATGGTCAAGGACAAGTACGGCACCGACATGCGCGTGCTGCCCGCGGGCAACGACGTGGCGCGTCTGCAGCCGATCCGCACCGGCCGCGCGGCGATGGCCGGCATGGGTGCGGGCGTCTACTTCGCGCAGGAAGGCGTGTTCGAGTTCGCGACCAAGGAGTGGGGCCCGCAGGCGGTGCAGATCACGCTGTCTACGGTCGATTGCAACGGCCTGTCGCTGGCGGTAGCCGGCGATGCCGGCGTCAAGACGGTCGCCGATCTGAGGGGCAAGCGCGTCGGCTTCGTGGTCGGCTCGCCGGCGTTGAACCAGAATGCGATGGCGGTCCTCGCCTTCGCCGATCTAAGCCCGAAGGATGTCAAGATCGTCGAGTTCGCCAGCAACAACGCCATGTGGAAGGGCATCATCAACAACGACGTCGATGCGGTTTTCGGCTCCACCATCACCGGCGCGGGCAAGGAGCTGGAGACGTCGCCGCGTGGCATCACCTGGCCGCCGCTGCCCCACGGCGACAAGGCCGGCTGGGACCGGGTGAAGCGGGTGGGGCCGTTCTTCACCCAGCACACGGCGACCTGCGGGGCGGGTATCAGCAAGGACAAGACCGTGCAGATGGGCGCCTACCCGTATCCGATCTACACCGTCTATGCGCATCAGCCGGAAGCCGACGTCTATATGATCACCAAGGCGATGATCGACGGCTATGACGGCTACAAGGACAACGCTCCGGGAGCGCTCGGCATGGCTGTGAAGCTGCAGACCAAGAACTGGTCGGTGCCGCTGCACAAGGGCGCGGTGAAGGCGCTCAAGGAGGCTGGCGCCTGGAGCGACGATCAGGAGAAGCACAACAACGAGCTCTATAAGCGGCAGCAGGTGCTGCAGACCGCCTGGGCGGATTTCATCAAGACTGAAACGCCGTCCGATCCGACCAAGTTCACCGACGAATGGATGAAGGCGCGCAAGGCGGCGCTGTCGAAGGCGAGCTTGCTCGACACGTTCTGA
- a CDS encoding AMP-binding protein, with protein MPVRTDVAGHVGPFAGLDVPWLLRLRAATRRDHRFLIWAPFDAPSRPWTYGEFHDRVGALAAGLARRGVKPSECVLIHLDNCIEMLLAWFACVELGAIAVTTNTRSAPAEMEYFAGHCSAVAAITQPAYAETIATHCRGLRWLAVIAHDAGSAPAQGYQPPKSEAFEALFADSADRPRRPADPYASCSVQYTSGTTSRPKAVLWTHANALWGAKINAVHQDLRPDDVHHIQLPLFHTNALAYSMLATLWAGATAVVQPRFSASRFWSAALEHRCTWASIVQFCVKALMEREIPKTHHFRLWGNAICEPPTDALFGVKTIGWWGMTETITHGIIGEVHQPNTPLAIGRAAPEYRIRVVDDDGRPTPVGETGNLRILGTPGLSLFKAYLHNEAATAESYDEHGYFITGDRVRLLEGGFFRFGDRAKDMLKVGGENVAASEIEQVVITVAGVREAAVVAKKHPMLDEVPVVFVIPQVGVAKAPPTLPDDILAACRSGLADFKVPREVRLVDELPRSTLEKVAKAELRRMLG; from the coding sequence GTGCCAGTCAGAACCGATGTCGCGGGCCATGTCGGTCCGTTCGCTGGACTTGATGTGCCATGGCTGTTGCGGCTGCGGGCCGCGACGCGGCGTGATCATCGGTTTCTGATCTGGGCGCCGTTCGACGCGCCCTCGCGGCCGTGGACCTATGGCGAATTCCACGACCGCGTCGGTGCGCTGGCTGCGGGCCTTGCGCGACGCGGCGTCAAGCCGAGTGAGTGCGTTCTGATCCATCTCGACAATTGCATCGAGATGCTGCTCGCTTGGTTCGCCTGCGTCGAGCTCGGTGCCATCGCCGTCACCACCAACACCCGCTCGGCGCCGGCGGAGATGGAGTACTTCGCCGGCCATTGCAGCGCGGTCGCCGCCATCACCCAGCCAGCTTACGCGGAAACCATCGCCACCCATTGCCGCGGTCTACGTTGGCTCGCGGTGATCGCGCATGATGCAGGCTCCGCGCCTGCGCAAGGGTATCAGCCGCCGAAGAGCGAGGCGTTCGAAGCGCTGTTCGCCGACAGCGCCGACCGGCCGCGCCGTCCCGCCGATCCGTATGCCTCGTGCAGCGTGCAATACACCTCCGGCACCACCTCGCGGCCGAAGGCGGTGCTGTGGACTCACGCCAATGCACTGTGGGGCGCGAAGATCAATGCGGTGCATCAGGATCTGCGTCCCGACGACGTTCACCACATCCAGCTGCCGTTGTTTCATACCAATGCGCTGGCGTATTCGATGCTGGCGACGCTGTGGGCCGGCGCGACCGCCGTGGTGCAGCCGCGCTTCTCCGCCAGCCGCTTCTGGAGCGCGGCCCTGGAGCATCGCTGCACCTGGGCCTCGATCGTGCAGTTCTGCGTCAAGGCGCTGATGGAGCGCGAGATCCCGAAGACCCATCATTTCCGTCTCTGGGGCAACGCGATCTGCGAGCCGCCGACCGATGCGCTGTTCGGCGTCAAGACCATCGGCTGGTGGGGCATGACCGAGACCATCACCCACGGCATCATCGGCGAGGTGCATCAGCCGAACACGCCGCTCGCCATCGGTCGCGCCGCGCCTGAATACCGAATCCGCGTCGTCGATGATGACGGCAGGCCGACGCCGGTCGGCGAGACCGGCAACCTGCGCATCCTCGGCACGCCCGGCCTGTCGTTGTTCAAGGCGTATCTGCATAACGAGGCGGCGACGGCGGAGAGCTACGACGAGCACGGCTATTTCATCACCGGCGATCGCGTCCGACTGCTGGAAGGCGGCTTCTTCCGCTTCGGCGATCGCGCCAAGGATATGCTGAAGGTCGGCGGCGAGAACGTCGCCGCGTCCGAGATCGAGCAGGTGGTGATCACGGTGGCGGGGGTGCGGGAGGCTGCGGTGGTGGCGAAGAAGCACCCGATGCTAGACGAGGTGCCGGTGGTGTTCGTCATCCCGCAGGTGGGTGTCGCCAAAGCGCCGCCGACGTTGCCGGATGACATTCTCGCAGCCTGCCGGTCCGGGCTCGCCGACTTCAAGGTGCCGCGCGAGGTGCGGCTGGTGGACGAACTGCCGCGTTCGACGCTGGAAAAGGTGGCAAAGGCCGAGCTGCGCAGAATGCTCGGATAG